The Siansivirga zeaxanthinifaciens CC-SAMT-1 region GAAATAAATCAAATAAGTCCATATATTTATATTATAAGTAACAAATGTATTAAAAAAAAATTTATAAATTTACAATATATTATATATTTAATAAAAAATAAGAGTAAATTATGAAGTTGAAAAAAAAATGTAAAAATCCAGAATGCCAGACTGAAATACAAAACTACAAGAGCTCTAAACGCTTGTATTGTGATGATGTTTGTAAAAATAGGAGTGCCTATTTAAAAAGAACCATTGAAGAAGGGCACCTTTTAGAAAAGGATAAAGCAATCAGAAAAAATTATAGAATTCTGAAAAAGTTAATAGATTTTAATCTAGGACCGCTTTCGGAGCAAACACTTTTAAGCCATGGATTTGATTTTGATGCTTACCATGGTGCTGTTGTTAAAATAGACGACAACGGAAATAAAGTACAAATAAATCGTATTTATGACATCTACTTTCAGAATAAAGACAATAAAATAATAATAATAAAAAATTAATAATATATGGAAACCGTCATATTGAATAACATGGATAAACTTTTATCACCAATTGAACAAGCTGAGTTGGTCGGTATACTAAAGAAACCAGAAGAGCTAATTTATGAACAGAAACAGCGTTACTTTTTTTACGGCGTAATTATTACTTGCGCTTTAGCTTTAGGAGGTTTTTTAATTTATAAGTCAGTTGAAAAAAATAAACAAAATAATGCGTCTTAATACTTAAATAGCGTATCGGCAAAAAGTTCTAAATATCAATTATCAGAAAATTAAATTAGAACCTTTATAGTTTATAATTGTAACCGCTAACTTTTCTTTTAAAGGTTAAGCGGTAGTATCTGATTTTGCTCAAATGATTTCTTATTTAGAAGTTTCAGGAAATAATCAAATCTTAAACTAAAGTTTATAAGGGAACACTGAAAATATCCTTTTTAAATTATTTAGAGACTACTTTTTATATTTTTTATCTATTGTTTTCAATCAAATAATTCAAGAACAAGGAAAACAAAAACCATAGCGTCCATAAATTTAATTCATCCCAGTAGGGAAAATCAAAGGGCAAATTATTTTTTAAAATAAAAATTATTTTAAAAAATAATTCAACCAAAATAAATTAAGCTTGGAATTAAAAAATAACTTAAAATCGATTTAAACGTATTATAAACGTTAAAAATCGTTGAAAATCGATTTTAATACAGTAAAGCATAGGTAATAATAATCATAAAAAAAGCCATTTTATCTTCTAATTCAGCATATTTCAAATCAAAAATTAATAGGAATTTCAATATGCTATAGATATGAAAATATTAATTTGTAATGATACAGAAATTTGTGGTGCATTGATATGGTAATTTTGTAATAATTAATTTTTCTGAGATATTGTAAAATCAATATCTAGCCCCTGTTTGTTGCATTGGATTAGAAATGACAATTTATATCTTATTAAATATCAAAATTCATATTAAATAAATGATTACAAAAGCCTGAAAATACATTTTCATTAATAGGATTTGTTACAAAACATCATTTGATTTTAAAAACAAAAAAAATATTTAAAATTCATCAATATCCAAAGGGGGTAAAATATAAATCAAAGCACTTCTTGATAAAAAAGTAGCCAAAGAAAAGAGCAAATAACTAGTGTTGATTGCAGTTTATTAACTCAGTTCTTTGCTAACTTCTGTTTTTTATTTAGAGACTTTTTTCAAATTTTTGAATAATCTAACAAATATGTAGATATGACTTAAGGATGAACCTAAACCATAGGTTACAAAAAACAACCATATTAAACCGAGGTTATGATTGTAAAGCTCTAAACCAAAGAATTGAGGAAAAGCAATTATTAAATCTCCAAAACCTACGATATTGAAAATCCAAACCAAAGGAATGGCAAAACTCCATTTGTTTTTTAGAGCAATTGCGTTTATAATAGCTAAAATAGCTGTGGTAAAATCGAGTATTCCGACTGTAGTTAAAAATTCAGTTGGAAAACCGTCATAAAACTGCTCCTTTGCCATAAACGTTAAACCTAAATATCGAAATGCGTTATAGAATACGAAAGGTAATAGTGCTTCGTGTAAGGATAGTTTTGAAATTCGAGGCTGAATCCAATACTTGAAACCTAAAATAATTGCGATTGTGCCTGTCAAGGCTTGTAAGTTGATAATAGTAAAATTGTCCATTTTGTTATTTTTTATCTGTAACTATTTTTGGTTTGGGATTGGTTTTTTATTCAATTGCTTAAAGATAAATTTGGGAGCAAGCCTACTCATCAATTTCAATTGTTTGGAAATTCCCGGTGTAATCTCTTCTTTTCCATTTTTGAAATCTTTCCAAAAAATGTCAGCTAATTTTTCGGGTGGCATTGGTTTTAAGTTATCGTCTTCGGCAATATCAGCTCCGTGAGCCAATGGAGTATCAACTACTGGCGGAAGAAGCTCTACCACTTCTATATTGTGTGGCTTCAATTGAGGGCGAATACCTAATGTCCAAAAATGCAAAGCCGATTTTGTTCCTGAATAAGTTGGTGCTTGTGCAAAAGGCACGTATGCTAAACCCGAGGAAACATTTACCAAAATTGCGTTATTACTTTTTTTCAATTGTGGTAGAAAGTAGTGCAAGACTCTAATGGGGGAGTTGTAGTTGATTTCAATTTCCTGCATTTGTTTATGCAAATCATTCCTTTCGTTTCCTGCATCTATCAAATTCATTATACCCGCATTATTGAAGAGTACATCAATGCCGCCAAATTGTTGGTTAATGTCGTCTGCAAGTTTTCTTACATCTGCGTCATCCGTAACATCACTTTGAAAAATATGGATTTTGGGAAAGTCCCTTTGGACAGCTTCTAATTTTTGGAGATTACGACCTGTGATAATTACAGTATTGTCGTTTTCCATAAATTTTTTGGCGAGAGCAAGTCCTATTCCTGAACTTCCGCCCGTTATAAGTACGATTTGTTGTGATTTATTCATTTAAAAATTTTATTTTTGCTATTAAATCAGTAGCAAAAGTAATCGAATTATTTTATTACTACCAAAATAATAGTAAAAAATGAAAAATAATTTTAGGTCAGGCTGTCCATTGGCTTCTACTTTAGATATCGTAGGGGATAAATGGTCCTTGCTTATTGTAAGAGATATGTTGTTTCAAGTGAAGAAGACGTTTAAGGACTTTTCTACTTCCCCTGAGGGAATAGCACCTGGAATATTATCGTCAAGATTAAAATGGCTGGAAGAAAATCAGTTAATCACAAAACAGAAATTGCCTGACAACAAAAAAGAAAACATCTATTTATTGACAGAAAAAGGCATAGAGTTGGCTCCAATTATTACAGAAATTATTTTGTGGAGCGATAAAAATTTGAGAGGTCAAAATGCTGAAATGTTTTCGATTGCCGAAGCAGGGTTTCATCAAGATAAATCAAAATTTACAGAAGGTATTCAAAAAAAATACATGGCACAAGTCAACAGAACCGTAGGTAAACGCATTTAGGTTTTTAGAATAGAATTAAATTGTTAGTCATAATATATAAATAGCACTTTGCTTAATTGGATAAAAATTTTATTTAAATAATTGTCAATTTGAAATTAGTTAGTAATATATACGGAATATTAATTTATCTTTTTTTAATATTTGTCTGCAACTCAATATTTGCTCAAATATCAAATACACCTGGGGTTCCCTTTATTAAAAACTTCACTGAAGAAGAAACAAATAGCAGTTTAACAATATATGATATTTCACAAGGAGGCAATGGTGAAATGTATTTTGCTACTTCTGGAGCTTTATTGGTATTTGATGGTATTCGTTGGAAAAAGTATAGTTATGGTGTAGAATCAGATTTGCGATCTGTTTTTTACAAAGATGATAAGCATATATACACAGGAGGACATGGTGGTTTTGGTTATTGGTCTAAAAACAGCAAGGGTGTTTTGGAGTATAATAGTTTGTTTTTTAAGCGGCTAAAAAAGGATGATACGTTATTACCCATTTTTTATAAAATAGTTGAAATTAATGGCAAGATTTTGTTTCAAACTTGGCAACAAATATATATTTATGATCCCAAAACGTCTGTTATAGAATCAGTGGGTGCTATAAGAGGGTTCAATGAGTTATTTTCATCAGAAAATCGTGCTTTTATACAAGACTATAGTGGGTTATTTGAAATTAATAATAAAGAATTAGTGCAAATAGATGGTACTGACCCTGAACAATTTCATATTAGGGGTGTTTTTGTAAATGCTCCTAGTAAACTTCTTATTATCACAAAAAATAAAGGCGTTTGGACTTTAGAAGATGGAATATTAAGTAAAAATAACTGGGAAGTAAACGGTTTACTAGAAAATTACTTGGTAAATGATGTTCAAAAATTTGAGGATGATAAGCTCATAATTGGTACTGTTAGGAACGGTGCTTACATAACTTCTAAAGAAGGAGATATCCTTTTTCATATTGATAAGAAAATCGGTATATCCAATAACAACATTAGAAAAACTTTTGTAGATAATAATAATAATTTATGGCTTGGTATGGATAATGGCCTAAGCTATATTCAAACAAACAGTAACACAAGCTATCTCTTGGATACTGAAGGTGAATTTGGAACAGTATATACAAGTTTTTTAAAGGATTCTTTATTGTATTTGGGAACTAATCAAGGTTTATTCGTTAAAAACTGGAGAAGTCAAAAATCAATTCCAAAGCTAATAGATAAAGATGTAGGTCAAATTTGGACTATTGATGAGGTAGGTGATCAAATTTTAGTGGGGTCGCATCAAGGGATATCCATAATAAAAAATAAAAAATTAGAAACCTTACATATAGATGGAGGTGCTTGGATAATTAGAAAACACCCAATACATAATGACGTAATGTACGTTGGTTTTTATTCTGGAATAAGTGTATTCAAGCGTATAAATAACGCATGGGTGTTTGTTACCAAATGGCAAAACTACGGTGAGTCTTCCCGTTTTATGGAGTTTGATAAGTATGGATTTTTATGGGTAGCACATCCTTCTAAGGGATATTATAGGTTAGACTTGTCTGATGATGGGCATATACTTCGCAAAGCAGAGTTTTATGGTATTGACAATAGATTTGTAGATACCTACGCTTATTTAAGTAAGATTGATAATGATATTGTATTTCATAACCCAAAGGGGTTTTTTAATTATGATCCCATTGATAATACTTTTGTAACCGCTAATTATATATCCAAGGTTTTTAAAGATATAAAAGGTGTAAATGTTATTACTCAAAATGAAAATATTTTTTGGTATTCAAACCCGAGATCTATAGGTTATATATTACGTAATGGCAATAAAATCGCAACGATAGATCAACCTTTTTATTCAATAAGAAACAAGCATTTAAACGATTTTAATAAATTTAGTAAATTAAATGATTCAGTTTATGGAATAGGTTTTAAAGAAGGCATGCTTTTTCATACTATTAGAAAACAAGATGTTGGGACTGCTGTTAATATGCCTCCAGAAATAAGTTATATTCACTTAATAGGAACATCAGATACCATTTTAGCTCCAATTAACAATGAAAAAGAATTAGAAATACCCTACAAAAACAATTTTATAAAAATTGGTTTAGCATTCCGCAAAACGCCTTTGTCTAGTTCACAAAAGATTCAATATAGACTTAAAGGGCATTCAGATGATTGGTCCAAATGGGATTATACGTCAGAGTTAAGTTTTCCAGGGCTTTCATCAGGGAATTATCTATTAGAGCTGCGTTCTGGAGGAGAAAATCAAATGTTCTCAACTACTATTGCCAGAGCCTTTTATGTAATACCTCCTTGGTATTTAACAAAAATAGCTTTTATTACATATGCACTTTTCATTTTGATACTTAGTATGTTATATAGAAGCTATTTTAAGGCAAAATCTAAAAAACAAATAGCAGCTTTAAAAGAAGAAGAAGCAGAAAAAAGACAGCAACAAGAAGATAAATTTAAATTAGATAGATTAGAGGCCGAAAGAAAAATGCTTAAACTAAAGGAAGAAAATTTGAGCTTAGAAATAAAAAAGAAAAATTCTGAATTAGCAGCTTCTACATTAAATAATATTAAAAAGAACGAACTACTTACCGAACTAGTAAAAGATATTAAAAAGATTGACGAAGATGTTTTAAATAGTTCCCTGCGTTCTCCGATCAAAAAAGTAATTAAGAAAATAAACAATCATCTTGTAGATAAAGACGATTGGCTCACATTTGAACTTCACTTTAGAAACGCACATACTGATTTTTTTGAGAAGCTAAGAAAAAAACATCCAGATTTATCTTCTAATGAAATTAAATTAAGTGCTTATTTAAAATTAAATCTTTCTTCAAAAGAAATAGCTTCATTGATGAATATATCCATAACAAGTGTAGAACAATCCCGTTGGCGTCTTCGTAAAAAACTCAACTTACCTAAAGAATTCAGTTTAACAAATTATATTCAATCTATTTAGTTTTATTTTTTTTTAAAAACCTCATTTTCAGTTTTTTATAATTTAATTGTAGAGGTTTTGTAGAGCATTCTACAAATCAACTTCTAGGTTTTGTAGATGTATTTTTCTGGGTTAGAACACAGGTTTATTAAATCTTTGTGACAGCTTGTAGCCTGTATATCTTCTTTTTACAGGTGTAGACTATTATTAACTAAAACTAAAATAAGATGAAAAAAATTACACAACTATTATTATTAATGGTTACAACTATGGGTTTTGCCCAAAACCTTATTACAAACGGTACTTTTGATGATGCCACAGGTTGGACGGTTGTAAACCAATATGGAACCGATAGCACAAATGGCTCAGTAGCTATTACTGGAGGAGAAGTGAATATTGGAAAAATTGACCCAACTGATGCTGGTTGGATTCACATGGGGCTTTATACAACTGTAAACCTAACCGCTGGTTGGTACCAATTTGATATGGATATGACTTATGACGGAATTAATGACATATGGGGCGAAGTATTTATTGGATCTGTGCAACCAGTTGATAATACTGAGTATAGCGGTGACCAACAGGTTATTAAAGCCTACAACGCTTGGGATTGTGGTAGTATCAAAACTTATTCTGGATCAGCTGTTGTTGCTGGATGTGATACTTCCAGTCCAGGGAAATTTCAAATTACCTCTACCGGAACTTATTACATATTATTTAGAACTGGAGGTGGAACATTTGGGGCTTCTGGTATAACTTTAGATAATTGGTCGCTGGTTGCTGATGATGCGCAACCAGTCGCAAATTTTACAGAAGTAACATCTGTATCAAATCTAATGGCTACTTTTACCAACACTTCTACAGATGCAACAAGCTATTCTTGGGATTTTGGAGATGGTACAACTTCTTCCGATGCAAATCCTGCTGCCCATGCCTATGCTTATAAGGGTCAGTATCTAGTTTCTTTAACTGCCTCAAGTACTGAAGGTTCTAATACATTTACAAAGGAAATTTTTGTTGGTGCAGTTAATACACCTGTATCTGATTTTAGTTTTGATTTTAGTTTGCCGACGCCACTCAGAAATGAGAGACTTCTTGATTATGTTGAAGCTGGTGGCGTTGCTACAGCCTCAGGTGTAAATGATGATTGGTGGTCTCAAATAAAATATATACATAATGCAGGAATAGATTTATCTTCTGGGGATAGGGGATTCTCAATAGATGTAAATGGCCCAAGAACTTCAACGCTCACTATAAAAGTTGAAAGTGGTGGGACTGAGCATGCTGTAATAGCCGACTATACTACACCAAATGTATGGCAAACACTAACGTTTGATTTTTCGAGCTTTAGCTCTACTAATAATACTAAAATAGCAGTGTTTTTTGATATTCAAACTAATTTTGATGCCGGAGTTGATCCTGCTCAAAATGTTTTTCAATTAGATAATTTTGTATTTGGAGCATTTGCTTCACTAAGCACTAAAGGTTTCCAGATAGAAGGCTTATCAACATATCCAAACCCAACAACAGATACTTGGAATATTTCCACTAAAAACCAAGTTATCAATTCTATAGATGTGTATAATATACTGGGTAAAAGGGTACTTGATTTACGTCCAAACGGTTTATCGGCTGAAGTTGATGCCTCAAGCTTAAATTCTGGTATTTACATCACCAAAATCAGTACAGAATTTGGGTCACAAACTATAAAACTGATTAAGCGTTAATAGCAAGTTTAAAAAGACTAAAGCAAGGTTATTCCTTCTTCAGTCTTACCATATTAAATAGCTAAACAGTTCAAGAATATTAACTAAACTAAAATTATGAAAAAAACAATGTTTTTTAATTGTTTGAAAGATTGGGGAAAAACCCCTATTCTAGCTTTGGCATTATTTATGTGCTTTAGTTTTGTTGGAGTAGCTCAAGGACAAGTTACAGGAAAAGTGACTGATAAAGCCAATTTGCCTTTACCGGGAGCAAATATAATCATTAAGGGAAAAAGTACTGGGACACAAACAGACTTTGATGGAAATTTTTCTATTGAAACTGTTTTAGGAGATGTATTAGTCGTTTCATACCTTGGTTATGTTACCAAAGAAATATCAATAACTAATCAAGCTAGTTTAGCAATTAAGCTTGTAGAGGACACTAATAGTTTAGATGAAGTTGTGGTGGTTGGTTACGGAAGTAAATCTAAAACTAAGCTTATTTCATCGGTATCTACAATTGATGAGGAAACCTTAAAAAGGCAACCAGTACCAAATGTAAGTAACGCACTTGAAGGTTTAGCTTCTGGACTTTTTGTTCAGCAAAGTTCTGGAGAACCAGGATTTAGCAATTCTAGTTTCGAAGTTAGAAACTTTGGAAGCGCATTAGTTATAGTTGATGGAGCTCCTGGAGATTTAAATCAGTTAGACCCTAACGAAATTGAAAGTATTTCGGTACTTAAAGATGCTGCAGCTGCAGCTGTTTATGGCGTGCAAGGGGGTAATGGAGTTGTGTTGATAACCACAAGAAAGGGAAGAATAGGGAAGCCAAAACTTTCATACAGCAATCAATTTACTTATACATCTTTTACCTCATATCCTGAGTTTTTAAGTTCAGGAGATCGTGCAGAAATATTAAACGAAGGTTTAAGAAACGCAGGTCAAAATCAATTTTTTACAGATGAAGAAGTTGAACTATTTCGTTCTGGAGCAGACCCTATAAACTACCCTAATACAGATTGGCGAGATTTGGTTTTAAAAGATTGGGGATTTCAACAGCAGCATAACTTAAATTTATCAGGGGGTACAGAAAAAGTTAAGTATTTCGTGTCTGCAGGATATGTAGATCAAGGCTCTAACTATACAGAAGATGTATTGTCCTTTCAACGTTATAATTTAAGGGCAAATATAGATGCCGATATTACGGATAACTTAAATTTAACCATAAATATGGGTGCCCGTAGACAATTAAATGAAGCTCCTGGGTATTCAGCTTATGATATATTTAGAGAATTAAGCAGATCTTTACCATCAGATTTGGCATACTATCCAGATGGAACGCCTGCCAGACCAAGTACAACTCCTAATCATGCCGTTGAAGGCATAAGAGATTTTAATGCAGGTTATTTTAGAGCAAGAAATAATAATTTTGACGCCAAAATTGCTTTAGAATGGGATGTTAAACAGATAAAAGGCCTTAAATTAAAGTCTTATGCATCATTAGTTTATAATACTAATTTTACTAAAGACTGGGATAAAAGTTTCGACCTTTTTACATTAAATAGGCAAACTGGAAACTACGATGTATTTAGATCTACACCTCCTGGTTCTCCAAGTGAAACAAAACTATCTCAAAGTACTAATTATAGTAATCATTATGTATTACAAGAATCTATAAACTATGCGCGTACTTTTGGAGACCACAATGTGTCAGGATTATTATTAGCAGAAATACAAAAAATACAAGGGCAGGATTTTAATGCCAGTCGTCAAGATTTTCAATCTACAAAAATAGATCAGCTCTTTGCAGGGTCGTTGGAAAATCAAGGCGCTAATGGAGGTGAGTTTCGTGAAAACCGCTTGGGTTTCGTTGGAAGATTTAGTTATGACTATAAGTCTAAATATTTTTTAGAATCCACATATAGATATGATGGGTCTTCTAGATTTGCCCCTGGCAATGAGTATGGTTTATTCCCTTCCATGTCATTAGGTTGGAGAATATCAGAAGAATCATTTTTCGAGCCATTAAAGAAAACCATTTCTAATTTAAAATTAAGAGCCTCTATCGGTACAGCAGGTAATGATGGTACTTCTGCATATCAATGGTTAAGTGGGTTTAATTATAATCTGTTTTATGTAATAAACGATACAGCCATCCCAACAATTGATAATACGGCGTTACCCAATAGAGATATTACTTGGGAGACCAATACAACATACGATGTCGGGTTAGATATTGATTTGTTTAATAGTGATCTTAAGTTTTCTTTCGACTATTTTTTTAGAAAAAGAGAAGATGTTATCGCAGGCGCTAATGCTAGCGTTCCAAGTACGTTAGGTGTGGCATTAGCAGCACAGAATTTTTATGAATTTTCAAATGAAGGGTTTGAGTTTTCTATTGATTATAAAAAGCAACTAAACGATAATTTAAAAATTAATGCTTTACTTAATTTTTCAAAATCTAGAGAAAAAGCGGTCTTCATTGATGAAACACTTCAGGAAGATCCTTTTATGAGAGCCAATTTAACCGAAACAGGAGGTTTTACAGGTTTGCGAAGAGGTTATATTTCTGACGGTTTATTTCAAAGTCAGGAAGAGATAGACCAATGGGCTATACAAGACAATAATGGTAATACAAGTATCCAACCAGGAGATGTAAGGTATATAGATTTAAATGATGATGGTATTATTGATGTAAAAGACCAAAAAGTATTTGGTGATGGGAGTAAGCCTGCTATTAACTATTCTCTAAATTTAGGAGCAGAGTATAAGAATTTTGCTTTGTCGGTTTTATTAACAGGTGCAGCTGGTTATGATATTTATTTAGATGGTGAAGCCCAAGCTCCTTTGCGAAATGGATTTAACGGATATGACTATCAATTTGATTATTGGACACCAACAAATACTGGTGCTGCATTTCCTAGAATAACAGATGGTGGGTTTAATGACAACAACTACAGATATTCTGATTTTTGGTTAAGAAACGGTAAACATATACGTTTTAAAAACATTAACCTTAGCTATACATTCCCAAAGCGTAAAGAAAACGCAACGTTTGATGAAATAAAATTATTCTGTACAGGGTATAATTTGTTTGTAATCAAAGATTTCGACGAAGATTTTGATCCGCAATTGGGTTCAGGAATTGGCTGGTACTATCCGCAAACAAAATCTATAACTTTTGGTGTTAATGTATCACTTTAAAAAAATTATGATGAAAAAATTGAAATTAATATTAGCAATACTAACAGTTACTTTTATCGTGTCGTGTGGTGACGATTTCCTAAATGAACCACCTTTAGACAGAATTACTGAAAATGACGTGTGGAACGATAAAAACCTAATGGATGCCTATCTGTTTAAAATTTATGATAGAATGCCATGGGATTATTTAGAGGACTTCTGGGGTGTTGGTGGTTCTCACCGCGATGCGCTATCCGATTTGGCAATGGGTACCTATTCATGGACACCACTTTATAACACTTTTAGGCCTGGTAATTGGGGAACAACAAACAACACTTGGCCAATTGATTGGTGGGGATATGATGTTTTATGGAAAATAAATTATGCTATAGAAAATATAGAGCAAGCCTCTACAAGTGTTTTAACCACACAAGAGCAAAATCAACGCTTAGGAGAATTATATTTTTTACGAGCATATAGTTATTTTGAGTTGGCAAAACGTTACGGTGGCGTTCCAATTATCCTTGAGGCACAAAACCCAGACATTACACCACAGGAAGAGCTATTCCCGCCAAGAAATACAGAGAAAGAAGTGTATGACCAGATTCTTTCTGATACGCAGGCAGCATTTGATTTACTCCCAAACAGATGGGACGATCAAAGAGGAAGAGCCTCAAAATGGGCGGCAAAAGCACTAGAATCTAGGGCAGCTTTATATGCTGGCAGTATTGCTAAGTATGGCACTGTGCAGTTAGACGGGGTGGTTGGTATTCCAACATCAGATGCAGATGGATATTACCAATTAGCGTTGGCTGCATCTCAAAAGATAATCAATGAAGCCGGGTATGTGTTGTTCAATAATTATTCAGACCCAAGTGAGAATTATGCAAACCTCTTTCTTGATGAAACTTATGATGAAACCATCTTTAAAAAAATATGGATTCCATATGAAAAAGGGCATTCTTACGATTTGCATAATGTACCCTATAGCTATAGAGTAGATTGGAGTGGAAGTATGTCACCTACAAAACAACTTTTAGATAGCTATGAAATGTTAGATACAGGGCTATTACCTAGCGAGGCCGGTTCTGGTTATGACGAAAATAATCCTTTTGAAAATCGAGACCCAAGAATGAAAGGCACATTATTGACCAACAAGGATATTTTTCAAGGTTTACCAGTTGAGTTATGGTACGGAACAGAAATAAATGGTGAAATTGACACAGACCGTGGTACAGGTGTTGGTAAAGATGGTTTGGGAATTCATCCAGATGCAACAAAAACAGGTT contains the following coding sequences:
- a CDS encoding winged helix-turn-helix transcriptional regulator yields the protein MKNNFRSGCPLASTLDIVGDKWSLLIVRDMLFQVKKTFKDFSTSPEGIAPGILSSRLKWLEENQLITKQKLPDNKKENIYLLTEKGIELAPIITEIILWSDKNLRGQNAEMFSIAEAGFHQDKSKFTEGIQKKYMAQVNRTVGKRI
- a CDS encoding SDR family oxidoreductase; protein product: MNKSQQIVLITGGSSGIGLALAKKFMENDNTVIITGRNLQKLEAVQRDFPKIHIFQSDVTDDADVRKLADDINQQFGGIDVLFNNAGIMNLIDAGNERNDLHKQMQEIEINYNSPIRVLHYFLPQLKKSNNAILVNVSSGLAYVPFAQAPTYSGTKSALHFWTLGIRPQLKPHNIEVVELLPPVVDTPLAHGADIAEDDNLKPMPPEKLADIFWKDFKNGKEEITPGISKQLKLMSRLAPKFIFKQLNKKPIPNQK
- a CDS encoding SusC/RagA family TonB-linked outer membrane protein, whose protein sequence is MKKTMFFNCLKDWGKTPILALALFMCFSFVGVAQGQVTGKVTDKANLPLPGANIIIKGKSTGTQTDFDGNFSIETVLGDVLVVSYLGYVTKEISITNQASLAIKLVEDTNSLDEVVVVGYGSKSKTKLISSVSTIDEETLKRQPVPNVSNALEGLASGLFVQQSSGEPGFSNSSFEVRNFGSALVIVDGAPGDLNQLDPNEIESISVLKDAAAAAVYGVQGGNGVVLITTRKGRIGKPKLSYSNQFTYTSFTSYPEFLSSGDRAEILNEGLRNAGQNQFFTDEEVELFRSGADPINYPNTDWRDLVLKDWGFQQQHNLNLSGGTEKVKYFVSAGYVDQGSNYTEDVLSFQRYNLRANIDADITDNLNLTINMGARRQLNEAPGYSAYDIFRELSRSLPSDLAYYPDGTPARPSTTPNHAVEGIRDFNAGYFRARNNNFDAKIALEWDVKQIKGLKLKSYASLVYNTNFTKDWDKSFDLFTLNRQTGNYDVFRSTPPGSPSETKLSQSTNYSNHYVLQESINYARTFGDHNVSGLLLAEIQKIQGQDFNASRQDFQSTKIDQLFAGSLENQGANGGEFRENRLGFVGRFSYDYKSKYFLESTYRYDGSSRFAPGNEYGLFPSMSLGWRISEESFFEPLKKTISNLKLRASIGTAGNDGTSAYQWLSGFNYNLFYVINDTAIPTIDNTALPNRDITWETNTTYDVGLDIDLFNSDLKFSFDYFFRKREDVIAGANASVPSTLGVALAAQNFYEFSNEGFEFSIDYKKQLNDNLKINALLNFSKSREKAVFIDETLQEDPFMRANLTETGGFTGLRRGYISDGLFQSQEEIDQWAIQDNNGNTSIQPGDVRYIDLNDDGIIDVKDQKVFGDGSKPAINYSLNLGAEYKNFALSVLLTGAAGYDIYLDGEAQAPLRNGFNGYDYQFDYWTPTNTGAAFPRITDGGFNDNNYRYSDFWLRNGKHIRFKNINLSYTFPKRKENATFDEIKLFCTGYNLFVIKDFDEDFDPQLGSGIGWYYPQTKSITFGVNVSL
- a CDS encoding ligand-binding sensor domain-containing protein, which codes for MKLVSNIYGILIYLFLIFVCNSIFAQISNTPGVPFIKNFTEEETNSSLTIYDISQGGNGEMYFATSGALLVFDGIRWKKYSYGVESDLRSVFYKDDKHIYTGGHGGFGYWSKNSKGVLEYNSLFFKRLKKDDTLLPIFYKIVEINGKILFQTWQQIYIYDPKTSVIESVGAIRGFNELFSSENRAFIQDYSGLFEINNKELVQIDGTDPEQFHIRGVFVNAPSKLLIITKNKGVWTLEDGILSKNNWEVNGLLENYLVNDVQKFEDDKLIIGTVRNGAYITSKEGDILFHIDKKIGISNNNIRKTFVDNNNNLWLGMDNGLSYIQTNSNTSYLLDTEGEFGTVYTSFLKDSLLYLGTNQGLFVKNWRSQKSIPKLIDKDVGQIWTIDEVGDQILVGSHQGISIIKNKKLETLHIDGGAWIIRKHPIHNDVMYVGFYSGISVFKRINNAWVFVTKWQNYGESSRFMEFDKYGFLWVAHPSKGYYRLDLSDDGHILRKAEFYGIDNRFVDTYAYLSKIDNDIVFHNPKGFFNYDPIDNTFVTANYISKVFKDIKGVNVITQNENIFWYSNPRSIGYILRNGNKIATIDQPFYSIRNKHLNDFNKFSKLNDSVYGIGFKEGMLFHTIRKQDVGTAVNMPPEISYIHLIGTSDTILAPINNEKELEIPYKNNFIKIGLAFRKTPLSSSQKIQYRLKGHSDDWSKWDYTSELSFPGLSSGNYLLELRSGGENQMFSTTIARAFYVIPPWYLTKIAFITYALFILILSMLYRSYFKAKSKKQIAALKEEEAEKRQQQEDKFKLDRLEAERKMLKLKEENLSLEIKKKNSELAASTLNNIKKNELLTELVKDIKKIDEDVLNSSLRSPIKKVIKKINNHLVDKDDWLTFELHFRNAHTDFFEKLRKKHPDLSSNEIKLSAYLKLNLSSKEIASLMNISITSVEQSRWRLRKKLNLPKEFSLTNYIQSI
- a CDS encoding T9SS type A sorting domain-containing protein yields the protein MKKITQLLLLMVTTMGFAQNLITNGTFDDATGWTVVNQYGTDSTNGSVAITGGEVNIGKIDPTDAGWIHMGLYTTVNLTAGWYQFDMDMTYDGINDIWGEVFIGSVQPVDNTEYSGDQQVIKAYNAWDCGSIKTYSGSAVVAGCDTSSPGKFQITSTGTYYILFRTGGGTFGASGITLDNWSLVADDAQPVANFTEVTSVSNLMATFTNTSTDATSYSWDFGDGTTSSDANPAAHAYAYKGQYLVSLTASSTEGSNTFTKEIFVGAVNTPVSDFSFDFSLPTPLRNERLLDYVEAGGVATASGVNDDWWSQIKYIHNAGIDLSSGDRGFSIDVNGPRTSTLTIKVESGGTEHAVIADYTTPNVWQTLTFDFSSFSSTNNTKIAVFFDIQTNFDAGVDPAQNVFQLDNFVFGAFASLSTKGFQIEGLSTYPNPTTDTWNISTKNQVINSIDVYNILGKRVLDLRPNGLSAEVDASSLNSGIYITKISTEFGSQTIKLIKR